The genomic stretch GTCAGTGGCGACGACGACCTGAGCCGCTTCATCCTGTAGCCGCGCCTAGCGCGGCCGCCGGCGCGCCTTGCGGCGAGGTGTCTTCGCCGGCGGGGCTTCGAGATCGGTCACCAGCAGCGGCATGTAAAAGCCCAAGGCCATCGTGGCCGCGGTGGCGTCGGTGAGCGCCGAGTGCTCCTCCTCGTCCGCTACGAAGGCAGCCTCGCGCCGGGCACGCTCCTCGGTCACACGGCGCAGCGATTCGGCAACCTCGGCTGCCAGCGCGATCCGGGCTTCTTCGGCGGAAGTCTCCGCTGCTGCGCCCCGGGCCGGTTGCTGGTCGCGCGGGCCGGTGTTGCGGATGAGCTGCAAATCGAGATCGAGCAGGTCGGGATCGAACCGGCCGGCCGCCTCGCCCATCGTATACGTGCCCTCGGCCCAGCGCCCGATCGTATCGCTGGCTGGTGTCCAGCGCGGCGCTTGCACCCACTCGATCTGCCATTCATCGAACATTGCGGCCGCCGGCAGGGCTGGCTCCTGGCCGGCGTCGGATCGTTGGCCGTCGGGAGGCGTCTGCGGCGTCTGTTTGTCGACCGGTTCTTCACCACTGGCCGGTACGACGCCGTCGCCCGAGTTGTCCTGGCTGGTCTGGCCCTGGTCGTCGGAATTCGACTCTTGATTGGCCGGCGCGACCTGACGCCCGACGCCCGTGTTGGCCCCGAAGTCGGTTCCCGGGCGAACCAGCAGATTGTCGCCGTTGGGCAAATAGCCGAGTCCCGCGCCGATCAAGGCGAAGCTGCCGGTGGGTGCTGGCGCGCCCGTGGGAATGACGAAGCTGGGGAACGCCGGCACGGTCGGGCCTTGCAGGTTGACGACCGACGTGCCTTGGCTGTCGACGGCGAAACCGATGAATTGGAAGAAGTCCAACTGCTCGACCTTGACGCTGAACGTCATCGAGGCCGACAGGCCGCCCAGAATTTGCTCGGTCACGCCGACCGTGAAGCTATACACCCCTGGCAGCGTGTTCGCTGCGGTGGTCAGGCTGAACGCACCGGTCACGGGATCGATCGTCGCGCCGTCCAGGCCCGCCGACAACAGGCTGAACGCGAGCGTTGAAGCGGGATCGTCCTGGTCGGCGGCCGTGATCGAGAGATTCAGCGTCTTGCCGGCGGTGACCGTTTGGTCGGCGACCGCGTCGATCGTCGGAGCGCGATTCGGGTTCTCGAGCACGGTGACCGTCAGCGTGGCTTCGGTCGACGCCGGGTCTGCATCGCTGTCGGTTACGCGGAGCTTGATTACGACCGGACCGGCGGGGAACGACGCGTCGGGCGAGAAGTGCAACAGCCCGGTATTCGCGTCGATTGACGCGCCGGCCGGGGCGTCGATCAGCGAGTAGTGCAACGCCGTGCCTTCGGGATCGCTGGCCACGATGTTCAAGGAGAGCGTCTTTCGCTGGGCAACGCTCTGCGGCGCGATCGGTTGGATGACCGGCGACGCGTTGAGGTTTTCCAGCACGGTCACCTTGAAGGTGCGGCTCGACTCCAGAGCATTCGCTCCCTGCTCGGTCACAATGACCTCGATCGTGAGCTCGCCCGGCGGAAAGTCCTGGTCTGGGGAGAAGGTGAACTGGCCAGTGATCGGATCGATCGTCGCCTGGTTGGGTGCATCTTCCCCCAGCGAATAACGCAGCGGCCGAGGGGTGGGGTCCGGGTCCGTGGCGCTGATTTGCAGGGA from Pirellulales bacterium encodes the following:
- a CDS encoding putative Ig domain-containing protein, with translation EDQPPVITPVADQNVVQGETLVVNVVATDPDPTKRPLVYSLGNNPPAGASIDVNTGRITFTPPRDGTAGEVQFTVTVTEVGDSPLSSTSSFKVNVAEDQPPVITPIADQTVKQRQTLSLQISATDPDPTPRPLRYSLGEDAPNQATIDPITGQFTFSPDQDFPPGELTIEVIVTEQGANALESSRTFKVTVLENLNASPVIQPIAPQSVAQRKTLSLNIVASDPEGTALHYSLIDAPAGASIDANTGLLHFSPDASFPAGPVVIKLRVTDSDADPASTEATLTVTVLENPNRAPTIDAVADQTVTAGKTLNLSITAADQDDPASTLAFSLLSAGLDGATIDPVTGAFSLTTAANTLPGVYSFTVGVTEQILGGLSASMTFSVKVEQLDFFQFIGFAVDSQGTSVVNLQGPTVPAFPSFVIPTGAPAPTGSFALIGAGLGYLPNGDNLLVRPGTDFGANTGVGRQVAPANQESNSDDQGQTSQDNSGDGVVPASGEEPVDKQTPQTPPDGQRSDAGQEPALPAAAMFDEWQIEWVQAPRWTPASDTIGRWAEGTYTMGEAAGRFDPDLLDLDLQLIRNTGPRDQQPARGAAAETSAEEARIALAAEVAESLRRVTEERARREAAFVADEEEHSALTDATAATMALGFYMPLLVTDLEAPPAKTPRRKARRRPR